GGCCATGCTCGCCGTCTTGGCGCTCGCGTTGTCGGCATAGTGCAGGACCTCGGCCTCGAGGGTCATGGGCGCGACCGGCGCACCGTGCTCCAGCTCGCCGTGGTGTGAGAGGATGAGGTGGAGCAGCAGCGTCAGCTCGCGGTCGGTGCACGGCGAAGGGTTTTCGTCGCGGATGCGGCGCTCCAGCATCAGCGCGCCCAGGACGACGTGCCCGAGCAGCGAGCCGCACTCGGTCATCTCGAACGAGCCATTCCAGCTATACGACTCGAGCTTGCCCAGGTCGTGCAGCAGCACGCCGGCCAGCACCAGATCGCCGTCGGCACGCGAGACCTTGGCGATGGCGCGACCGATGGCCGCCACCTCGCAGGTGTGCTTGAGCAGGCCGCCCAGCTCGGCATGATGTCCGCTCAGACTGGCGGGACACTCTTCGTAGCGGCGGCGGAAGTCGGGATCTTCATAGAAGAGCGCGAGCGTGGCGCGGAGGCGCGGCGCGCGGACCTCGCCGCGCCACTTGTCGAGCGGATCCCAGTAGCGGGAAATATCTCCCACCGACGGCAGGAGCGCGCGCAGGTCTACGCCGTCCTTCGGCAGCACGCGGATGGAGCTCACGTCGAGCTGGCGCTTGCCGCGATACGTGCCGACCTCGCCGATCACCTGCACGACGTCGCCCCGCGAAATGCCCGCCACGCAGGCCTGCTCGGCGCCCCAGAACGGCGCGCTGGAAATCCGGCCGGTGCTGTTGCCGAGAATGAGAACGGTGCACTCCTTGTCCGCGGCGTAGGTGCGCTGCTCGACGTCGAGCACGAGCAGCGCGTCCTGCACCCGGTCTCCCTGGGCGAGTTGCTTGAGCTGCGGCGGTTCGGGCATCGCGGCGACTCGAGCGTTCGGGTGGATGTGCGGGTAGGGCGCGCCCAAGTTAACTCGCGCGGGGGCGGCCGGCCATCGGCCGCCGATGGCTGCCGGCCCCGCCTCGCGGTAGCTTGTGCAAATGGGCCCCGTCCACATCGTACTCCTGGATCATGACACCGAGCGGCGGCGCTCGCTGGCGGAGCTGCTGCGGGCGGGCGGCTGCAGGGTGTTCGAGACGGGCGACGCACCGACGGCCGCGGGGGCGCTGGGCGAGGCCGGCGTGCACGGGTTCGGTGCGGGCGAAGCCGGGGCGTTGGTGGTGACCCTCGAGCTGCCGGCCCTTGATTTCGACGCGTTGCGCGCGGCCATTGCGCCGGCGGCAGAGCTGGCGCCGGTTTCGCTCGAGGCCGTCGAGCGGGGGCACATCGCGCGCACGCTGGCACACACGGCGGGCAATCGAAGACAGGCGGCAATAATTCTTGGGATCTCGCGGTCTACGCTCTTGCACAAGATCCGCAAGTACGGGCTCGACGGCGGGACCCGCCGGCAGGGGTGAGGAGAATCGATGCATTGCGTTCAAGCGTTGTATCTCGCCGTCGTGCTTGCGGCGGAGCCGGCGCTCGCGGCCGGGCAGCAGCCAATTCCGCCAGGTAAAGTGGTGAGCGGCACCTTGAGCTTCGACGGCCGCGCCACCGCCGGAGATTTCACCGGGAAAACCAGCACGGTGAGCGGCGAGATGACGGGCGGCGCCGACCTTTCGGCCGTGCGCGGGTGGGTGGAGGCGCCGGCGGCGAGCCTCACGACGGGCAACGGACGGCGGGACCGCGATCTCAACAAGTCGATGGAGACGCAGAAGTTTCCGACCATGCGGTTCGAGCTTGGCGCGGTGGAGACGGCCGCGGCACCCGACAGCGCCGCCGGCGCCGACAGCGTGCCGGTCCGGCTCAAGGGCCGCCTCACGCTGCACGGCGTGACGCGCGACATGGAGATTCCGGGCGCCGTGACGCTCGGGCCGGACGGAGCGCGGGTGCGCGGTACACTTCCGGTCAATCTCAAGGACTATCACATCGGCGGCCTCTCGAAGCTGTTCGGTACGCTGCGGATGTACGAGGACATCGTGGTCCACATCGATCTTCAGTTCGCATACGCCCGCTGAGTCGACAGTCCCGCACGGCCCTGATCCGCATGCCTTCCGGGCCCGCTGACGACCCGGAGCCGTGACGGCCTCCGGGCCGGCCGGCCGCCGGGGGTGCCGTCTGGCCCCCGGACGTCCGGTATTCCGCGGTTTCGCGTGGTCCCCTTTCAATTCTCCAGTGTTCCTCGCGCGATGCGAACTCGGCCGAGCCGAGAGATGACGACCTGCCGCACGGAGCGGCGGCGGGTGAGGGTGAATGTGGCGTTGGAGACGCCGCGGGCGATGCCGTTCGAGCCGAAGGCGACGCGCCGCGAGGGGCCGACGATGGTGACGCCGTCCCCGTCAGGACCGGGCGCGCGCCACGCGACGCTCGTGTCAGCACCGCGGACGATGAACACCGTGAGAGATTCGGGCGACACGATGAGGAACGTGGGCGCGCCGCGCATGACCGCGGTGAGGCGGGCCACCGCGTGCGCGGCCGCGAGCCGCTGGGCCGCGCCCTCCACCGCGACCCCGGCCAGGAGATCCGCGGTGCGGGGAACGGCGATGGCGGTGAGGGTGCCGATCATCGCGAGCACGATGAGCAGCTCGATGAGCGTGGTGCCACGTCGCATGGAACGATGGTACCGTGCGCGTGCCGTGGCATCGTCATCGTTATTCCGCGGCGCGGGTCCGATCAGCGCGGGCGCGGTGCGCGCCCCTTGCCCGCCGTGTCACCCGCGGCGATACTAGACGCTGGATGCCCCCTGCATCCGCATCCCATTCGACAAGAGGAGAGGCCCGGCGTGTTCTCTCCGCATAGCGCATGACCGCGGTGCTCTCGAGCCCGCCGGCGGCCGATCCGCTCGTCCTGCTGCGCGAGTACCGCGGGCTCGCGCCGTGGGGGCTCAGGGACCTCTCGGCGCTGGCTGGGGGCATTCTCGACGCCTCGGCCATCGTGCCGGTGAGCGCGGTGGCGCGCGCGCATCCGACGGAGCGCACCATCCGGTTTTACGTCGCGCGCGGGCTCGTGAGCCCGCCCGAAGGACGAGGCACGGCGGCGACGTATGGCTACCGCCACCTCTTGCAGGTGCTCGCCATCAAGCTCCGGCAGATGGAGGGCGCCACGCTCGACGTGATCGTGCGCGAGCTGGCCGGACTCACCGGCGACGCCGTCGAGCGCCGGGTCGCGGCGGCTCTTGGCCCGGGGCTGCCGCGGCCGGCGCAGCTTCCACTGGCCCGCGGACCCGGCACCGCGCGCGGACGGGTGGGCCGCGCGCTGCACAGTTGGCTCGCGCCTCCCGGGGGCGAGCCGGTGCCGCAGTCGAGCACGTGTCGCCGCATTCCGGTGGCGCCCGGGGTCGAAGTGCTGGTCGACGAGCGGCATCCCGCGCTCCGCCTGCCCGAAGGTGAAGCGGCGCTCGCCGCCGGCATCCGCGCCGCGCTCATCGATTTCCTCCCGCCCGAATAGTCCGCCAACCGGGGGAGCCTCATGGCCACCATCGTGCTGCTTGTCATCCTCGCGCTGATCGCGCTCTGGGCCATCACGACCTACAACTCGCTCGTCGCGCTCAAGAACCGGGTGGCGAACGCGTGGAAGCAGATCGACGTCCAGCTCAAGCGGCGCCACGACCTGATCCCAAACCTGGTGAACACGGTGAAGGGCGCCATGGACTTCGAGCGCTCGACGCTCGAGGCGGTGATCTCGGCCCGCAACAAGGCGGTCGCGGCGACGGGAGTGCCGGCCACGGCCCGGGCGGAGGGGGAGCTGACGCAGGCGCTTGGGCGGTTGTTCGCGCTGTCGGAGAACTATCCCGAGCTCAAGTCGAACACGAACGTCATGCAGCTGCAGGAGGAGCTGACCAGCACCGAGAACCGGATCGGCTTTGCGCGGCAGCTCTACAACGACACGGCGACGGCATACAACACCCGCCAGATGCAGTTCCCCGCCAATCTGCTCGCCGGGCTCGCGCAGGCGACGCCCGCGGAGTTGTGGGAGATCGAGGACGCCGGGGAGCGCGCGCTGCCGACGGTCGATCTCTCGATCAAACCGCCAAGCTGAGCGACCGGGTCGCGCGTCATTGAGCGATAGCGATCTCTTCGCGCAACAGGAATCCAATCGCCGGCGCTCGACCTGGCTCGTGGTCGGGTTCGTGGTGTTTTTCGCGTGGGTCGGGTTCGGCGGCGACATTGCGTTCGGCCTGCTCACGGCCCATGCACCGCGCGGCGCCTATCACCACGTCGTCCCCTTCATCGGCATCATCACAACGCTCGTCGCCGGCGGCATCGCGTGGTCGGCGTGGCGCTCGGGGGCGCAGCGGATCCTCTGGTCCACCGGGGCCTGGGAAATCATCAATCCGGCCACGCCCGAGCAGCAGAAGCTGGTCAACGTGGTCGAAGAGATGGCCATCGCTGCCGGCGTGCCGCGGCCGCGCATCTGGATCGTGCCGGACGACGATCCCAACGCGTTCGCCACCGGGCGCGACCCGGAGCACGCCAGCATCGCCGTCACGCAGGGGCTGCTCGACACGCTCAGCCGGGACGAGCTGCAGGGCGTCGTGGCGCACGAGATGGCGCACGTGCAGAATCTCGACACGCGCCTGATGACACTCCTTGCCGCGATGGTGGGGGCGATCGCGCTGCTCTCGGACGGCATGGGGAGGATGGTGCGTGGGGGAGTGAGGGTCGGAGGGGGTGGCAGGGGCGGCAGAGGCGGTAAAGGCGGTGGGGGGCTTGGGCTCATTATTCTGGTGCTGTGGCTGCTCACGCTGGTGGTGGCGCCGGTGCTCTCGCGGCTGCTGGCGATGACGGTGAGCCGGAAGCGAGAGTACCTGGCGGACGCGACGGGCGCGCAGTTTACCCGGAATCCTGGCGCGCTCGCGTCGGCACTGGAAAAGCTGTCGGTGGCGGCGGCGCCGACCCGCACCATCACGCAGGGAGCGGCGCACCTATGCATCGTCGATGCGGCCGGGAACGCATTCACCAACCACGAAGGCTTCGCCGGCGACCTCTTCGCCTCGCACCCGCCGATCGCGCAGCGCATCATCCGGCTGCGCGGGATGGCCTACCAGCAGGCCAAGCAGTCCCAGCAGAGCATGGCCTGACCCGGGCGCACGCCGGCCGCGCTCAGGTCGGCTCGTCCTCAAGAAACACGAGCGCCATCCGCCGCGTCACCGCCGCCTCGAGCGCGCTGTGCACCGCCGGATCGAGGACGCTGCCTACGAGGTCGCGCATCCGGGCGATGGCGGTGCCCGGGTCCATCTTCTCCTGATACGGTCTGGCGGTGGTGAGCGCGTCGTAGATCTCCACCGTGCCGATGATGCGCGCGCCGGTGGGGATTGCCCCCCCCGCGAGTCGATCGGGATAGCCGCTGCCGTCCCAGCGCTCGTGATGGCTCCGGACGAAGCCGATGACGTGTTGCAGGTGGACCAGCGGCGCCAAGATCTGCGAGCCGACGACGACGTGCTGCTTCACGTGGTCGTACTCCTCGTCGGTGAGCGGCCCCTGCTTGCCCAGAATGCTCTCCCGGATTCCGATCTTGCCGATGTCGTGCAGGCGGCCGCCGGTGCGGACCGCCTCGACCTCCTCGTCGGAGCAGCCCATTTCCGCGGCGACCGTGGCCGAGAGATCGGCGACACGGGCCGAGTGTCCGCGGAGGTACGGGTCCTTGGCCTCGAGCGCGTTCACCAGCGCCTCGAGCGTCGCGAGCGAGATGCGCTCCAGGCTGGCCCGCTCCTGCCGGAGCTCGACACTGCGCGCGGCCACTTCATCGCGGAGCAGGCGCGTGGTCTGCTGGCCTTCGAGGAGCTCCTGCCGCCGCTGGAGCGCGCGCTGGATGGCGCGGCCGAGCGGCACGAGGTCGATCGGCTTGGTGAGATAGTCCATCGCGCCCCGCTGCATGCAGAGCGCGGCGCTGGTGGCGTCGTTCTCGGCGGAGAGCATGAGCAGGGCGAGCGCCGGCTCGAGCTCGAGCACGCGCGGCACGAGATCGATGCCGCTCACGCCGGCCAGGTGCACGTCGAGCAGCATGCCCGTGACCTTGCGGCGGCGCAGGAATTCGAGCGCCTCGTCGCCCGTGGCGGCGGAGAGGGATTCGTAGCCCTGGCGCTGGAGAAACCGGGACAGCGTCGCGCGCACCGCGGGCTCGTCGTCCACGACCATGATGGTGACCGGGCCATCGGGCAGGGGCACCGTTGCGCTCCTCGAACGTGAATTGGGAGGGGATCGAGAAGTTACCCGTCCCGCGCGGACGGGGTCAATCAGTGATGCGGCGACTCAGTCGAGGAAATCGACGGCGACTCGTTCGGGGATGAGCGCAGCGGCGTGCGCGCGGTCGAGGAGCAACTGCACCGCGCGCCGGCCGCGGGGGCCGTAGTCCAGCGTCCACTCGTTGACATACATGCCGACGAACGTGTCCGCGCGCTCATCGGTGAGCCCGCGGCTGAATTGCTTGGCGTGCGCCAGCGCCGGCGCCCGATGCTCGAGCCCGTAGCGGATGCTCGCCCGCAGGTCTCGCGCGATCTGGCGGGAGATATCGGGCCCCAAGTCGCGCCGCACCACGTTGCCGCCGAGCGGAAGCGGCAGGCCGGTGTCGTCGAGCCACCAGGCGCCGAGGTCGGCCCAGAGATGGAGGCCATTATCGGCGTAGGTGAGCTGTCCTTCGTGGATGAGGAGGCCGACCTCCGCCTCGCCCGCATGAACGGCATCCTCGATCCGGTCGAAGGGCAGCACGACAGGGTCGAACTCGGGCTGGTAGAGCTGCAGCGCGAGATACGCGGTGGTGAGCTTGCCGGGGATCGCGATGCGCCTGCCGCGGAGCGCCGCGCGCGGATCGGCGGGCGGTGCCAGGCGCGCTACGAGTCGCGGTCCATAGCCATCGCCCATCGACGCACCGCTCCCGAGCAACGCGTACGTCCGCGCGAGATACGCGTACGCGTGGATCGAGACCGCCGACACCTCCAGCTCGCCGCGCAACGCCCGCCGGTTGAGCGTCTCGATATCCGCCAGCTCGTGCACGTAGCGAAGGCTTCGGGTCTCGAGCTTGCCTTCCGCGAGCGCGTAGAACATGAAGGCGTCGTCGGAATCGGGGCTGTGGGCAACGTGGATGACGAGGGGCATGGGACCGCCCTTACCGCCCATTCACCGCCTCCTGCCTGAACGCCTCAATCGCCGGCTTGTGGTCCGCGTACTCGGGCCGCCCCGCCTTCATCTCTGGCGCGTAGTGCTCCTTGAATCCCTTCAGTGCTGCATCGCGTGCCCGCGCATCTCCCGACAGACCTGCGACGGTGCCGCGGACCATATACCCGAAGAGGTGGCCCGGCTGGGTCGCCAGAATCGTGTCGGCAAGCGCGAGGGCAGCGGGGAAGTCGCCCGCCTGGGTGTAGAGCACGGCCGCATGATAGCGCGCGTCGGTGTTCACGGTGTCGAGTTGGCCGTAGGCGCCGAGCGCCATCGGGGTGAACCGGGTGACGGTGACGGTGTCGCCCTGCTCGGCGGCGCTCATGATCCGGTTGAAGAGCCGGTCAAACCGCTCCCGCGGCGACATGCGGCTGATGTCGGGAGCGGGACCGACGGGCACGCCGGCGGCGCTGCCGCCGGCGGAGCCGTTCTCGGGCGCGCCGCCATTGGCGAACGGTGCAAACGGGGCGGCAGACTGGGAGCCGACGTTGGCCATGTCGGGCGACGGCGCCGGCGCGGTGCCACGCTCCACCTTGAGCACGATGCCGCCGATCGCGAGCGCGATCACCGCACCGGCCGCGAGCCAGATGGCCCGATCGGATCGGCCGGCGCCGGGTCCGGTGCCGCGCACCGGCGGTGCGCCCGCCGCCGGCGCGCCGGCCCAGGCGACCGCGGGCTGCCCGCAGCGGTGACAGAATCGCGCATGGGTCGACAGCTCGGAGCCGCACGCCGTGCACTTGCGCGCCGCGAGCGAGCCGCCACAACTGCTGCAGAAATTTCCGCTCGCGGCGGCGCCACAGGCGGGACAGGTCGGGGACTGCGGTGCGGACATGCGGCTCCGGCGATGCGAGGTGACGAGCGGGCAATGTAACGGCGGCGCGGCTGGCGTGGGAGCCGACGGCGTCCTTACGTTTCTGCGAACTTCATACGAGACGAGGTCGCATGGCGACGGGCACCGAGCCGCGCCCAGCTCGCGAGTCCTTTCCGACCGATCTGGCCGGCGCGGGCAAGCGGGACATCCTGGAGCTGGCCGAGCAGTACGGGGTGGATTTTCTCCGGCTCCAGTTCACCGACATCCTGGGCATCAACAAGAACGTCGAGGTGCCGCGCACCCAGTTCGAGAAGGCGCTCGACGGCGAGATCCTCTTCGACGGCTCGTCGATCGAGGGGTTCGTGCGGATCGAGGAGAGCGACATGCTCCTCACGCCCGACCTCGCGACCTTCCGCATCCTGCCGTACCACGACGAGGGTGGTCGGGTGGCCCGAATCATCTGCGACATCCTCACGCCCGAGCGCGAGCCCTTCGCCGGCTGCCCGCGCACCACGCTGAAGCGACAGATCGAGCGGGCCCGCCGGCTCGGGTTCACGATGATGGCGGGGTGCGAGGCGGAGTTCTTCCTCTTCGAGAAGGCGCCCGACGGCGCGCCCACCACGCTCACGCACGACGCGGGCGCCTACTTCGACCTCACGCCGATGGACCGGGGTGAGGAGCTGCGCCGCCTCATGGTCGAGCAGCTCGAACTCATGGGGTTCGAGGTCGAGGCGGCGCACCACGAGGTCGCGCCGGGCCAGCACGAGATCGACTTCCGCTATGCGGAGGCGCTCACCACGGCCGACAACATCGCCACGTTCCGCTTCGTGGTGCGCGACGTCGCCCACCGCGCCGGCTTTCTCGCCTCGTTCATGCCGAAGCCGATCCAGAACCAGAACGGCAGCGGGATGCACACCCACCAGTCGCTCTTCCGCGGGCCCAAGGAGAACGCGTTCTTCGATCCCGACGCGGAGAACCAGCTCTCCGACGTGGCGCTGCACTACATCGAGGGCCTGCTCCAGCACGCGCGCGGCTACTGCGCCATCACCAACCCGCTCATCAACAGCTACAAGCGGCTGGTGCCCGGGTT
The sequence above is a segment of the Gemmatimonadales bacterium genome. Coding sequences within it:
- a CDS encoding HD domain-containing protein, with protein sequence MPEPPQLKQLAQGDRVQDALLVLDVEQRTYAADKECTVLILGNSTGRISSAPFWGAEQACVAGISRGDVVQVIGEVGTYRGKRQLDVSSIRVLPKDGVDLRALLPSVGDISRYWDPLDKWRGEVRAPRLRATLALFYEDPDFRRRYEECPASLSGHHAELGGLLKHTCEVAAIGRAIAKVSRADGDLVLAGVLLHDLGKLESYSWNGSFEMTECGSLLGHVVLGALMLERRIRDENPSPCTDRELTLLLHLILSHHGELEHGAPVAPMTLEAEVLHYADNASAKTASMADALADPENFSGDALVSARPLWQLERRRAYRGRSDWGLVDSR
- a CDS encoding helix-turn-helix domain-containing protein — translated: MGPVHIVLLDHDTERRRSLAELLRAGGCRVFETGDAPTAAGALGEAGVHGFGAGEAGALVVTLELPALDFDALRAAIAPAAELAPVSLEAVERGHIARTLAHTAGNRRQAAIILGISRSTLLHKIRKYGLDGGTRRQG
- a CDS encoding YceI family protein, which encodes MHCVQALYLAVVLAAEPALAAGQQPIPPGKVVSGTLSFDGRATAGDFTGKTSTVSGEMTGGADLSAVRGWVEAPAASLTTGNGRRDRDLNKSMETQKFPTMRFELGAVETAAAPDSAAGADSVPVRLKGRLTLHGVTRDMEIPGAVTLGPDGARVRGTLPVNLKDYHIGGLSKLFGTLRMYEDIVVHIDLQFAYAR
- a CDS encoding GspH/FimT family pseudopilin, whose translation is MRRGTTLIELLIVLAMIGTLTAIAVPRTADLLAGVAVEGAAQRLAAAHAVARLTAVMRGAPTFLIVSPESLTVFIVRGADTSVAWRAPGPDGDGVTIVGPSRRVAFGSNGIARGVSNATFTLTRRRSVRQVVISRLGRVRIARGTLEN
- a CDS encoding MerR family transcriptional regulator, encoding MTAVLSSPPAADPLVLLREYRGLAPWGLRDLSALAGGILDASAIVPVSAVARAHPTERTIRFYVARGLVSPPEGRGTAATYGYRHLLQVLAIKLRQMEGATLDVIVRELAGLTGDAVERRVAAALGPGLPRPAQLPLARGPGTARGRVGRALHSWLAPPGGEPVPQSSTCRRIPVAPGVEVLVDERHPALRLPEGEAALAAGIRAALIDFLPPE
- a CDS encoding LemA family protein; translation: MATIVLLVILALIALWAITTYNSLVALKNRVANAWKQIDVQLKRRHDLIPNLVNTVKGAMDFERSTLEAVISARNKAVAATGVPATARAEGELTQALGRLFALSENYPELKSNTNVMQLQEELTSTENRIGFARQLYNDTATAYNTRQMQFPANLLAGLAQATPAELWEIEDAGERALPTVDLSIKPPS
- a CDS encoding M48 family metallopeptidase translates to MSDSDLFAQQESNRRRSTWLVVGFVVFFAWVGFGGDIAFGLLTAHAPRGAYHHVVPFIGIITTLVAGGIAWSAWRSGAQRILWSTGAWEIINPATPEQQKLVNVVEEMAIAAGVPRPRIWIVPDDDPNAFATGRDPEHASIAVTQGLLDTLSRDELQGVVAHEMAHVQNLDTRLMTLLAAMVGAIALLSDGMGRMVRGGVRVGGGGRGGRGGKGGGGLGLIILVLWLLTLVVAPVLSRLLAMTVSRKREYLADATGAQFTRNPGALASALEKLSVAAAPTRTITQGAAHLCIVDAAGNAFTNHEGFAGDLFASHPPIAQRIIRLRGMAYQQAKQSQQSMA
- a CDS encoding HD domain-containing phosphohydrolase, with amino-acid sequence MPLPDGPVTIMVVDDEPAVRATLSRFLQRQGYESLSAATGDEALEFLRRRKVTGMLLDVHLAGVSGIDLVPRVLELEPALALLMLSAENDATSAALCMQRGAMDYLTKPIDLVPLGRAIQRALQRRQELLEGQQTTRLLRDEVAARSVELRQERASLERISLATLEALVNALEAKDPYLRGHSARVADLSATVAAEMGCSDEEVEAVRTGGRLHDIGKIGIRESILGKQGPLTDEEYDHVKQHVVVGSQILAPLVHLQHVIGFVRSHHERWDGSGYPDRLAGGAIPTGARIIGTVEIYDALTTARPYQEKMDPGTAIARMRDLVGSVLDPAVHSALEAAVTRRMALVFLEDEPT
- a CDS encoding MqnA/MqnD/SBP family protein, which codes for MPLVIHVAHSPDSDDAFMFYALAEGKLETRSLRYVHELADIETLNRRALRGELEVSAVSIHAYAYLARTYALLGSGASMGDGYGPRLVARLAPPADPRAALRGRRIAIPGKLTTAYLALQLYQPEFDPVVLPFDRIEDAVHAGEAEVGLLIHEGQLTYADNGLHLWADLGAWWLDDTGLPLPLGGNVVRRDLGPDISRQIARDLRASIRYGLEHRAPALAHAKQFSRGLTDERADTFVGMYVNEWTLDYGPRGRRAVQLLLDRAHAAALIPERVAVDFLD
- a CDS encoding zinc ribbon domain-containing protein gives rise to the protein MSAPQSPTCPACGAAASGNFCSSCGGSLAARKCTACGSELSTHARFCHRCGQPAVAWAGAPAAGAPPVRGTGPGAGRSDRAIWLAAGAVIALAIGGIVLKVERGTAPAPSPDMANVGSQSAAPFAPFANGGAPENGSAGGSAAGVPVGPAPDISRMSPRERFDRLFNRIMSAAEQGDTVTVTRFTPMALGAYGQLDTVNTDARYHAAVLYTQAGDFPAALALADTILATQPGHLFGYMVRGTVAGLSGDARARDAALKGFKEHYAPEMKAGRPEYADHKPAIEAFRQEAVNGR
- the glnA gene encoding type I glutamate--ammonia ligase — protein: MATGTEPRPARESFPTDLAGAGKRDILELAEQYGVDFLRLQFTDILGINKNVEVPRTQFEKALDGEILFDGSSIEGFVRIEESDMLLTPDLATFRILPYHDEGGRVARIICDILTPEREPFAGCPRTTLKRQIERARRLGFTMMAGCEAEFFLFEKAPDGAPTTLTHDAGAYFDLTPMDRGEELRRLMVEQLELMGFEVEAAHHEVAPGQHEIDFRYAEALTTADNIATFRFVVRDVAHRAGFLASFMPKPIQNQNGSGMHTHQSLFRGPKENAFFDPDAENQLSDVALHYIEGLLQHARGYCAITNPLINSYKRLVPGFEAPVNVAWSIRNRSPLVRIPARRGIGTRCELRMPDPSANPYLALAVQLAAGLDGVEQKLPAREPVNRNIFRMSFRDRRKYRIDELPRDLHEALEFFEKDDVIKAALGEHLTERFLEAKREEVAQYNQQVSRWEIETYLGRY